From Corynebacterium sp. BD556, the proteins below share one genomic window:
- a CDS encoding DEAD/DEAH box helicase has product MGKHSRENLIQVEYAQAGTSVSTNELGMREMQRRVYAQRNAEYLLIKAPPASGKSRALMFVGLDKLYNQDRTKVIVAVPERSIGGSFANTELVKHGFFADWEVEPRNNLCTPGSSASKVEQFIRFMRSTDTTIVCTHATLRFAFEKLTPADFNGTVLAIDEFHHVSADLDNSRLGALLRDVMSGSDAHIIAMTGSYFRGDAIPVLMPGDEAKFTPVTFNYYDQLNGYEYLKSLGIGHHFYQGRYTDTIGEVLDLDKKTILHIPNVNSGESTKDKIEEVGLILDTIGESVGEEEHTGIILVRRRDNGEILRVADLVDDTDQKARARTLAYLVGVASKDPDAVDIIIALGMAKEGFDWPFAEHALTVGYRASLTEIIQIIGRVTRDAEGKTHAQFTNLLAEPDAAQSEVTVSVNNMLKAITASLLMEQVLAQNFNFKARQSGDDTNEPGVLKIAGLKEPSTERVKQIVATDLNDLKAKILQDDTFARAAVGSVDAETTNKVLIPKIIREQYPDLTETEVEEVRQRVVVDSVVKSGEVREVGDKRFIEMAHQFVNIDDLNINLIDKINPFQRAFEILSKSVTPSVLQLISDTIYATRLDMSLEEALTLFSRVKPWMEVNGREPDRRSDNTEERQLADALLVVRKAVTERRAELAAEQAAQQSTEGAHQ; this is encoded by the coding sequence ATGGGCAAACACTCGCGGGAGAACCTCATCCAGGTCGAATACGCGCAGGCGGGCACGTCCGTCAGCACGAACGAACTCGGCATGCGCGAAATGCAACGCCGCGTCTACGCGCAACGCAACGCCGAATACCTGCTGATCAAGGCGCCGCCGGCCTCCGGAAAGTCCCGCGCGCTGATGTTCGTGGGGCTGGACAAGCTCTACAACCAAGACCGCACAAAGGTCATCGTGGCAGTCCCCGAACGCTCCATCGGCGGCTCCTTCGCCAACACCGAGCTGGTCAAGCACGGCTTCTTCGCGGACTGGGAGGTCGAGCCGCGCAACAACCTGTGCACCCCGGGCAGCTCCGCCAGCAAGGTCGAGCAGTTCATCCGCTTCATGCGCAGCACCGACACCACCATCGTGTGTACCCACGCCACGCTGCGCTTCGCCTTCGAAAAGCTCACCCCGGCAGACTTCAACGGCACCGTGCTCGCCATCGACGAGTTCCACCACGTCTCCGCCGACCTAGACAATAGCCGGCTCGGGGCCCTGCTCCGAGACGTCATGAGCGGCTCCGACGCCCACATCATCGCCATGACCGGCTCCTACTTCCGCGGCGACGCCATCCCCGTGCTCATGCCGGGCGACGAAGCCAAGTTCACCCCCGTCACCTTCAACTACTACGACCAGCTCAACGGCTACGAGTATCTGAAGTCCCTCGGCATCGGCCACCACTTCTACCAGGGCCGCTACACCGACACCATCGGCGAGGTGCTCGACCTGGACAAAAAGACTATCCTGCACATCCCCAACGTCAACTCCGGCGAATCCACCAAGGACAAGATCGAGGAAGTCGGGTTGATCCTGGACACCATCGGCGAGAGCGTGGGGGAGGAGGAACACACCGGGATCATCCTCGTGCGCAGGCGCGACAACGGCGAGATTCTGCGCGTAGCCGACCTCGTCGATGACACCGACCAGAAGGCGCGCGCTCGGACCCTTGCCTACCTCGTCGGCGTCGCCTCGAAAGACCCGGACGCGGTGGACATCATCATCGCGCTCGGCATGGCGAAAGAGGGCTTCGACTGGCCCTTCGCCGAGCACGCCCTGACGGTGGGGTACAGGGCATCGCTGACCGAGATCATCCAGATCATCGGGCGCGTCACCCGCGACGCCGAGGGCAAGACCCACGCGCAGTTCACCAACCTGCTTGCCGAGCCCGACGCCGCCCAGAGTGAGGTCACCGTCTCCGTAAACAACATGCTCAAGGCGATTACCGCCTCGCTGCTCATGGAGCAGGTGCTGGCGCAGAACTTCAACTTCAAGGCCAGGCAGAGTGGCGACGACACCAACGAGCCCGGTGTGCTCAAGATCGCCGGGCTCAAGGAACCCTCCACCGAGCGGGTCAAACAGATCGTCGCAACGGACCTCAACGACCTCAAAGCCAAAATCCTGCAGGACGACACCTTCGCCCGTGCGGCCGTCGGCAGCGTCGACGCGGAGACGACCAACAAGGTGCTCATCCCCAAAATCATCCGAGAGCAGTACCCGGACCTCACCGAAACAGAGGTCGAGGAGGTTCGCCAGCGCGTGGTGGTGGACTCGGTGGTCAAGTCCGGCGAAGTGCGCGAGGTTGGTGACAAGCGCTTCATCGAGATGGCGCACCAGTTTGTCAACATCGACGACCTCAACATCAACCTCATCGACAAGATCAACCCCTTCCAGCGCGCTTTCGAAATCCTCTCCAAATCCGTCACCCCCTCGGTGCTCCAGCTCATCTCCGACACCATCTACGCCACCCGCCTCGACATGTCGCTGGAAGAGGCACTCACGCTCTTCTCGCGGGTGAAGCCTTGGATGGAGGTCAACGGGCGCGAGCCCGACCGCCGCAGCGATAACACCGAAGAACGCCAGCTTGCCGACGCCCTCCTCGTCGTCCGGAAAGCCGTCACCGAGCGCCGCGCCGAGCTGGCCGCGGAACAGGCAGCCCAGCAATCCACCGAAGGAGCGCACCAGTGA
- a CDS encoding exonuclease domain-containing protein, translated as MTASRGYAVVDLETTGFGHTDRIIEIGVVLLNMDLEVEGVWDTLIQPNRDIPNSHVHKVTASQLVHAPVFADVAPYLAGLLAGRVLVAHNATFENRFLTREFESAGVETNLRDIEWLDTMRLSQHYLGTSKLADSVAAARVENPRAHSALSDARATADLLRVLARSRGAALPRLKSFAARPVQAETPGAISRHRDTPQISQEQHWLARLAESLPASGAGGSERYRRALAASLVDHALSASEIKQLGDIAFIDGLSIDDINQTHEEFIRQLAVEAWLDGVVTDAERNLLTQLADDLGVSPELVAALLAEPVEGNSSRSFVLSGGDRIAFAGSLDLPREEWERRATRAGLVPGGVTKQTVVVVAANPDSMSGKVARARELMIPIVSEQSFARLVSQLEPRSTWKAPVEDIGLPSEDTTPGGFAGGDVDGRFAWVSQVGVGGDPGALTAETIAALWIEHKAAEPLYRVSPVLGPRYAIDFSRSSSERIAAQWSLRFERMLDATVHDLMDIPGVGAKRLQRLVEAVVLAAIDEDGTADTAHEEPDGFLDTDIYAADDSVEEPLDEIEVVKGWAALTGSPFPGSGEESISTLIKACLHELVDICIHDERSLAIASRRWLGEATLDELGAQFGVTRERIRQIEKQLRNVFDTKSQLSAETSALLAERLGPLVQVSAAQEELPALWQDNPILERSAEEYFRCMFKAW; from the coding sequence GTGACGGCATCACGCGGATACGCAGTGGTGGACCTCGAGACCACTGGTTTCGGGCACACCGACCGGATCATCGAGATTGGGGTCGTGCTTCTGAACATGGACCTCGAGGTAGAAGGTGTTTGGGATACCCTCATCCAGCCGAACCGGGACATACCGAACTCGCACGTCCATAAGGTCACGGCTTCACAGCTCGTCCATGCCCCCGTCTTCGCCGACGTCGCGCCCTACCTTGCGGGTCTTCTTGCCGGGAGAGTACTGGTTGCCCACAACGCGACCTTTGAAAACCGCTTCCTCACCCGGGAATTCGAGTCCGCAGGCGTTGAGACAAACCTGCGCGACATTGAGTGGCTCGACACCATGAGGCTGTCGCAGCACTACCTAGGTACCTCTAAGCTTGCAGATTCGGTCGCGGCCGCACGAGTCGAGAACCCCCGCGCGCATTCCGCGCTCTCGGACGCGCGGGCTACAGCGGACCTCCTCCGGGTTCTTGCGCGCTCTCGCGGAGCTGCACTACCTCGGCTGAAGTCCTTCGCGGCGCGGCCGGTACAAGCAGAAACGCCGGGCGCCATCTCTCGTCATCGCGACACCCCGCAGATTTCGCAGGAGCAGCACTGGCTTGCTCGGCTCGCTGAATCCCTTCCAGCCTCGGGCGCTGGAGGGTCGGAACGGTACCGCCGCGCGTTGGCCGCCAGCCTGGTCGACCACGCCCTTTCCGCCTCCGAAATCAAACAGCTTGGCGACATTGCATTCATCGACGGCCTTTCCATCGATGACATCAACCAGACGCACGAGGAATTCATTCGTCAACTCGCTGTGGAGGCGTGGCTCGACGGAGTCGTCACCGACGCCGAACGCAACCTCCTAACCCAACTCGCTGATGACCTCGGGGTATCACCCGAACTTGTCGCTGCCCTCCTGGCAGAACCCGTCGAGGGAAACTCATCCAGGAGCTTCGTTCTTAGCGGAGGTGACCGTATTGCGTTTGCCGGCTCCCTGGATCTGCCGCGCGAAGAATGGGAGCGCCGGGCAACCAGGGCGGGGCTCGTGCCCGGAGGAGTTACGAAGCAGACCGTCGTTGTCGTGGCGGCGAATCCTGATTCCATGAGCGGCAAAGTGGCGCGGGCGCGCGAGCTCATGATCCCGATCGTCAGCGAACAAAGCTTCGCGCGGCTCGTCTCTCAGCTCGAGCCGCGCTCTACCTGGAAGGCACCGGTTGAAGATATCGGCTTGCCCAGCGAAGACACCACCCCGGGAGGTTTCGCCGGCGGTGACGTCGATGGGCGTTTTGCGTGGGTCAGCCAGGTCGGTGTTGGCGGCGACCCGGGCGCATTGACCGCCGAGACCATCGCTGCGCTGTGGATCGAACACAAAGCCGCAGAACCCCTGTACCGTGTGTCACCGGTGCTCGGCCCGCGCTACGCGATAGACTTTTCGCGCTCGAGCAGCGAGCGAATCGCCGCGCAGTGGAGCCTTCGCTTCGAGCGCATGCTCGATGCCACCGTCCACGACTTGATGGATATTCCAGGCGTGGGGGCGAAGCGGCTCCAGCGCCTCGTCGAAGCGGTGGTGCTCGCTGCTATCGACGAAGACGGCACGGCCGATACGGCTCACGAGGAGCCGGATGGTTTCCTCGATACCGACATCTACGCCGCGGACGATTCCGTGGAGGAACCGCTAGACGAGATCGAGGTCGTCAAGGGATGGGCCGCGCTCACCGGGTCGCCCTTCCCCGGTAGCGGTGAAGAAAGTATATCCACCCTGATCAAGGCCTGCCTCCACGAGCTTGTCGACATCTGCATCCACGACGAGCGCTCCCTTGCGATCGCCTCCCGGCGGTGGCTAGGCGAGGCCACCCTCGATGAGCTTGGCGCCCAGTTCGGCGTCACGAGAGAGCGGATCAGGCAGATTGAGAAGCAGCTGCGAAACGTTTTCGATACGAAGTCGCAGTTGAGCGCGGAAACCTCAGCGCTTCTGGCCGAGCGTCTCGGCCCACTCGTGCAGGTGTCGGCGGCCCAGGAAGAGCTGCCGGCCCTCTGGCAGGACAACCCGATCCTCGAGCGCTCCGCAGAGGAGTACTTCCGCTGTATGTTCAAAGCCTGGTAA
- a CDS encoding GIY-YIG nuclease family protein, translating into MSNDPLLDQLDALIASDADGLLETPEKPRPVTEVDRLVRAFKEINDFVSEHGREPNPDTLNIAERKLGARLVGIRGSEDKIADLTDHDEHGLLTAAPAPASLDDLLAGASDLLGAVPDIFDVSTLPARKSPAEDGERATRVKAADFAVFEGHFKAKHQELAEETWKLTPFVGESSIREGRFFLVSGLLCFVAEVHEPNAERGENKPRLRVIFENGTESSMYRESLANRLYETGGQALTRATMTASEIGDADEETGYLYVLRSLSDHPDVRSLQDLYKIGFSRGPVEKRIAGAEKSPTYLMAPVEIIATYRAYNLRPSALEHLLHRVFAAVRLDASIVDAVGGSVAATEWFVVPLPVIDRAIELIMSGEIVGYVYDPVVGELVVRPA; encoded by the coding sequence GTGAGCAACGACCCCCTACTTGACCAACTCGACGCCCTCATCGCCTCCGACGCCGACGGGCTCCTGGAGACGCCTGAAAAGCCCCGGCCCGTCACCGAAGTCGACCGTCTCGTGCGCGCCTTCAAGGAGATCAACGACTTCGTCTCCGAGCACGGCCGCGAGCCTAACCCCGACACCCTCAATATCGCCGAGCGCAAACTCGGCGCGCGCCTGGTGGGGATCCGTGGCAGCGAAGACAAGATCGCTGATCTCACCGACCACGACGAGCACGGCCTGCTGACCGCAGCGCCCGCGCCCGCCTCGCTCGACGACCTCCTCGCGGGTGCCTCCGACTTGCTGGGTGCTGTCCCCGACATCTTCGACGTGTCCACCCTGCCTGCCCGCAAGAGCCCCGCCGAGGACGGCGAGCGCGCCACCCGGGTCAAAGCAGCGGACTTCGCCGTGTTCGAGGGACACTTCAAGGCCAAACACCAGGAGCTAGCCGAAGAGACGTGGAAGCTCACCCCCTTTGTCGGCGAAAGCAGCATCCGGGAGGGGAGATTCTTCCTGGTCAGCGGCCTGCTCTGTTTCGTCGCCGAGGTCCACGAGCCAAACGCTGAGCGCGGAGAGAACAAGCCGCGCCTGCGCGTGATCTTTGAAAACGGCACCGAATCCTCCATGTACCGCGAGTCCCTAGCCAACCGGCTCTACGAAACCGGCGGGCAGGCCCTGACCCGGGCGACCATGACCGCGTCCGAGATCGGCGACGCCGACGAGGAAACCGGTTACCTCTACGTCCTTCGTTCGCTCAGCGATCACCCCGACGTGCGCTCGCTGCAAGACCTCTATAAGATCGGTTTCTCGCGCGGGCCGGTGGAAAAGCGCATCGCGGGCGCGGAAAAGAGCCCGACCTACCTCATGGCGCCCGTCGAGATCATTGCCACCTACCGGGCCTACAACCTGCGACCGTCTGCGCTTGAACACCTGCTGCACCGCGTGTTCGCTGCAGTGCGATTGGATGCGTCGATAGTCGATGCCGTAGGCGGATCCGTGGCCGCGACCGAATGGTTCGTCGTGCCGCTGCCGGTCATCGACCGCGCCATCGAGCTCATCATGTCCGGGGAGATCGTCGGGTACGTGTATGACCCGGTGGTGGGGGAGTTAGTGGTACGTCCCGCATGA
- a CDS encoding polysaccharide deacetylase family protein — protein MADKYHVRHEDVCDQVLSEEAAPVLAARDFILQLAFVWLSGNVDLHAKSISVIDRGSGYELSPVYGIASAVLYGDYSLPLEDGSGGENSRGGPAKTALNRGPVPAPPRAPLPRPIRSAAVDFSSAPHDDGAVGADGTGARAPRSLSRRDLLRAGVALPMIGAAWSVASCAAPVSRDGAEPSTSVPASSTSEKCVPQRQPADVVKRYLNAGARDWGLDLPGIVRTADPKPKTIALTFNACGGPKGSLVGDLLATLRELAVPATLFWNKRWIDANPQRARQIADNPLFQIENHGTLHKPLSVNGRSAYGIAGTATVAELVEEIEANRRFLREFLGLESNWFRPGTAFCDDVAVRIAGDLGVTLAGFAVNGDAGATAPGPVVASNLVHSAPGSIVIMYMNQPGHGTAEGVRAAISQLRAAGFTFVKLGAAPA, from the coding sequence TTGGCAGACAAATACCACGTCAGGCACGAAGATGTGTGCGACCAGGTGCTTTCGGAGGAGGCTGCTCCCGTACTCGCTGCCCGCGACTTCATACTCCAATTGGCCTTTGTGTGGTTGAGTGGAAACGTCGACTTGCATGCGAAAAGCATCTCTGTGATCGACCGGGGCAGTGGGTATGAGCTTTCACCGGTGTATGGAATTGCCAGCGCGGTGCTTTATGGGGATTATTCGCTCCCTCTTGAGGACGGCTCGGGAGGAGAGAACTCGCGGGGTGGGCCAGCGAAAACCGCGCTCAACCGCGGCCCCGTACCAGCGCCTCCCCGAGCGCCGCTGCCCCGCCCAATAAGATCAGCGGCCGTGGACTTTTCCTCTGCGCCTCACGACGACGGTGCCGTCGGAGCGGACGGCACCGGCGCCCGCGCACCCCGCTCCCTGAGCCGCCGCGACCTGCTTCGGGCCGGGGTGGCGCTGCCGATGATTGGTGCCGCGTGGAGCGTGGCGTCGTGTGCGGCGCCGGTCAGCCGGGACGGCGCGGAACCATCCACGTCCGTTCCCGCCAGTTCGACGTCCGAGAAGTGTGTGCCTCAGCGGCAGCCCGCGGACGTCGTGAAGCGCTACCTCAACGCGGGTGCCCGTGACTGGGGGCTGGACCTGCCGGGAATCGTGCGGACGGCTGATCCGAAGCCGAAGACGATCGCCCTCACCTTTAACGCCTGCGGCGGGCCGAAGGGCTCGCTTGTCGGCGACCTCCTCGCCACCCTTCGGGAGCTGGCGGTCCCGGCGACGCTGTTTTGGAACAAACGCTGGATCGACGCCAATCCGCAGCGGGCGCGGCAGATCGCGGACAACCCGCTGTTTCAGATTGAGAACCACGGGACGCTGCACAAGCCGCTATCGGTGAACGGCCGCTCGGCCTACGGAATCGCGGGCACGGCCACTGTCGCTGAGCTGGTGGAGGAGATCGAGGCCAACCGCCGTTTCCTGCGCGAGTTCCTGGGGCTGGAGTCGAATTGGTTTCGCCCGGGCACCGCGTTCTGCGACGACGTCGCGGTCCGCATCGCCGGGGACCTCGGCGTCACCCTCGCCGGTTTTGCTGTCAACGGCGACGCGGGGGCGACGGCGCCCGGCCCTGTGGTGGCGAGCAACCTGGTGCACAGCGCGCCCGGTTCGATCGTAATTATGTACATGAACCAGCCCGGGCACGGTACCGCCGAGGGAGTGCGGGCGGCGATCTCCCAGCTGCGGGCCGCGGGCTTCACCTTCGTGAAGCTGGGGGCCGCGCCGGCGTAG
- a CDS encoding DNA methyltransferase, producing MARLNLKAIEERITPLAGREHYDREIIFDLLLAYGRSKGNVTRLRNGSLNVATDPEREVAQKNVVYFREAEGELLHELEQLRVSPTVVKFGPRFVIVTDYVDLIAYDSKTAENRTFALREIDQHFTFFLPWAGMEKAQYTAESHADVRAAEKMGTLFDELASANPGLLDDPAARHGLNVFFTRLLFCYFAEDTGIFAENQFTNAVGSHTLDDGSDTADFIRDLFAALDEADPAKKPAHLADFPYVNGRLFRADAHLTVPRFSAKAREMLIELGAQIWLDINPDIFGSMFQAIVTPGKRSNLGQHYTSVPNILKTIEPLFLDELKEEFEAAFDKPKKLKQLLDRIARIKVFDPACGSGNFLVIAYKELRRLEHAILQRQSELGVNDALFNESAINIENFYGIEIDDFAVEVAILSLWIAKHQMNREFQQLFGVAIPLIPLKETGQIRAGNAARIGWNEVCPNNGSDEIYLIGNPPYGGSKKQSAAQKEDYAFVFGDRPYNKNLDYIALWFIKGTDYIAGTNAQLALVSTNSVVQGEHVGLMFPMIFDAEVEIGFAYTSFKWENNAKSNAGVTVVVIGLRNESPAPRYLFQDGIRKEVSRINGYLADAKNLFVWRRPKTALSHGFPAMQFGNMAMDGGNLLLTPQERDRLISDDARVIPYIRKVLGSQEFINGIDRYCIWVKPEESAEAQKIPVLANRFQRVFEMRSSSTDAGTRKKAAMPWSFREQKGGKTDSIIVPSVSSERREYIPIGFLGPDTVISNLAFAIYDAEPWLFGLLTSRMHMVWARAVGGKMKTDYRYSNTIVYNNFPVRELSDVEKQKLTELALRVLDVREYHCEKTLAQLYDPDLMPANLREAHEAVDRFVDGLYSKRPYETDEDRLSDLFAKYEEMIAAEEAAKPAKRKRKKA from the coding sequence GTGGCACGACTGAACCTCAAGGCGATCGAGGAACGCATCACACCCCTCGCTGGGCGCGAGCACTACGACCGTGAGATCATCTTCGATCTTCTGCTCGCCTACGGCCGTTCGAAGGGCAATGTCACCCGTCTGCGCAATGGCTCCCTGAACGTCGCCACCGATCCGGAACGCGAGGTGGCGCAGAAGAACGTCGTCTACTTCCGCGAGGCGGAGGGCGAGCTCCTGCATGAGCTTGAGCAGCTGCGTGTTTCGCCCACGGTGGTGAAGTTCGGCCCGCGCTTCGTCATCGTCACCGACTACGTCGACCTCATTGCCTACGACTCGAAGACGGCGGAGAACCGTACCTTCGCGCTGCGCGAGATCGACCAACACTTCACCTTCTTCCTTCCCTGGGCAGGCATGGAAAAGGCTCAGTACACCGCGGAGTCGCATGCTGACGTCCGAGCGGCGGAGAAGATGGGCACGCTTTTCGACGAGCTCGCCAGCGCCAACCCCGGGCTCCTCGACGACCCGGCCGCCCGCCACGGCCTTAACGTCTTCTTCACGCGCCTGCTGTTCTGCTACTTCGCGGAGGACACGGGCATTTTCGCCGAGAATCAGTTCACCAATGCGGTGGGTTCGCACACGCTTGACGACGGCTCCGACACCGCCGACTTCATCAGAGATCTCTTCGCGGCCCTCGACGAGGCGGACCCGGCGAAAAAGCCCGCGCACCTGGCGGACTTCCCTTACGTCAACGGCCGGCTCTTCCGTGCGGACGCCCATCTGACGGTGCCGCGCTTTTCCGCGAAGGCCCGCGAAATGCTCATTGAGCTGGGCGCCCAGATCTGGCTGGACATTAACCCGGACATCTTCGGATCGATGTTCCAGGCCATTGTCACCCCGGGCAAGCGCTCCAACCTGGGCCAGCACTACACCTCGGTGCCCAATATCTTGAAGACGATCGAGCCGCTGTTCCTCGACGAGCTGAAGGAGGAGTTCGAGGCTGCCTTTGACAAGCCGAAGAAGCTCAAGCAGTTGCTAGACCGCATTGCGCGCATCAAGGTATTTGACCCGGCCTGTGGTTCGGGCAACTTCCTGGTCATCGCTTACAAGGAGCTGCGTCGCCTCGAGCATGCGATCTTGCAGCGTCAGTCTGAGCTGGGGGTTAACGACGCCCTGTTCAATGAATCGGCCATCAACATCGAGAATTTCTACGGCATTGAAATTGACGATTTCGCCGTCGAGGTGGCCATCTTGTCGCTGTGGATTGCCAAGCACCAGATGAACCGCGAGTTCCAGCAGCTGTTTGGCGTTGCCATCCCGTTGATCCCGCTGAAGGAGACCGGCCAGATCCGCGCCGGCAACGCTGCGCGTATCGGCTGGAATGAGGTGTGCCCGAACAACGGATCTGATGAGATTTATCTGATTGGGAACCCGCCGTACGGGGGATCGAAGAAGCAGTCCGCAGCGCAGAAGGAGGATTACGCCTTCGTATTTGGGGACCGGCCTTATAACAAGAACCTTGACTACATCGCGCTGTGGTTCATAAAGGGAACAGACTACATCGCAGGCACGAACGCCCAGCTTGCGCTGGTCTCCACCAACTCAGTTGTCCAGGGCGAGCACGTGGGTCTGATGTTCCCGATGATTTTCGACGCAGAAGTCGAGATCGGCTTTGCCTACACGTCCTTCAAGTGGGAGAACAATGCGAAGAGCAACGCGGGCGTGACCGTCGTTGTTATCGGGCTGAGGAATGAGTCCCCTGCCCCGCGGTACCTCTTCCAAGATGGAATCCGCAAAGAGGTGAGTCGCATCAACGGGTATCTTGCCGATGCGAAGAACCTTTTCGTGTGGAGGCGTCCGAAGACCGCGCTGTCTCACGGCTTTCCGGCAATGCAATTCGGCAACATGGCAATGGATGGCGGAAACCTATTACTCACGCCTCAAGAGCGAGATCGGCTGATTTCCGATGATGCACGGGTCATTCCGTACATAAGAAAGGTTCTCGGGAGTCAGGAGTTCATAAATGGAATTGATCGGTACTGTATATGGGTTAAACCGGAAGAATCTGCGGAAGCACAGAAGATTCCGGTGCTAGCAAACCGTTTTCAAAGGGTTTTCGAAATGCGTTCTTCAAGTACGGATGCTGGCACTCGTAAGAAGGCAGCGATGCCATGGTCTTTTCGGGAGCAAAAGGGCGGAAAGACCGACTCCATCATCGTCCCCAGCGTTTCCTCGGAGCGTCGCGAGTACATCCCGATTGGTTTTCTTGGCCCGGACACCGTTATTTCCAACCTTGCCTTCGCCATCTACGACGCCGAACCCTGGCTCTTCGGCCTGCTCACTTCGCGTATGCACATGGTGTGGGCGCGGGCCGTGGGCGGCAAGATGAAGACGGATTACCGCTACTCCAACACCATCGTCTACAACAATTTCCCGGTGCGGGAGCTGTCGGACGTCGAGAAGCAAAAGCTCACTGAGCTGGCACTGCGGGTGCTGGACGTGCGCGAGTACCACTGCGAGAAGACGCTCGCGCAGCTCTACGACCCCGATCTGATGCCCGCGAACCTGCGGGAGGCGCACGAGGCGGTCGACCGTTTCGTCGACGGGTTGTATTCCAAACGCCCGTACGAAACGGATGAGGACCGCTTGTCCGACCTCTTTGCTAAATATGAGGAGATGATCGCCGCAGAGGAAGCGGCGAAACCGGCAAAGCGGAAACGGAAGAAGGCTTAA